One Vallitalea pronyensis genomic region harbors:
- a CDS encoding MaoC family dehydratase, translating into MKGRTMAELKIGDKAFFEKTITESDVYLYAGITGDLNPAHINQVEAEQSMFKGRIAHGMLTAGLVSAVLGMQLPGPGTIYLGQELKFTAPVKFQDTIKAEVEVMEKIEEKNIMKLKTICTNQEGTVVLKGVATVMPPK; encoded by the coding sequence ATGAAAGGTCGTACAATGGCAGAGTTAAAAATTGGTGATAAGGCGTTTTTTGAAAAAACCATAACGGAGTCGGATGTTTATCTCTATGCAGGGATAACAGGTGATTTAAATCCAGCTCATATTAATCAGGTGGAAGCAGAGCAATCCATGTTCAAAGGGAGAATTGCCCATGGTATGCTAACTGCTGGGCTTGTTTCAGCCGTACTCGGTATGCAATTGCCAGGACCTGGCACCATATATCTTGGTCAAGAATTAAAATTCACAGCCCCTGTAAAATTTCAAGATACCATTAAAGCAGAAGTTGAAGTGATGGAAAAAATAGAAGAGAAAAATATCATGAAGCTTAAGACCATCTGTACTAACCAAGAAGGTACTGTTGTACTAAAAGGTGTAGCAACGGTTATGCCACCTAAATAG
- a CDS encoding acyl-CoA dehydrogenase — protein sequence MDFQMTNEYAMLQQMYREFTENEVKPLAAEVDEEERFPVETVEKLAKYGLLGIPFPKEVGGGGADNLAYAMAVEELSKACATTGVIVSAHTSLCAWPIYAFGTPAQKEKYLRPLLKGETLGAFGLTEPNAGTDAAAQQTTARAEGDYYILNGSKIFITNAGYADVYVIMAMTDKSLGTRGISAFIVEKDFDGFSIGKKEAKLGIKGSATCELIFEGCKVPKENLLGKLNRGFGVAMKTLDGGRIGIAAQALGIAQGALDETVKYVKERKQFNRPIAKFQNTQFTLADMETKIDAARLLVYRAAKAKDEGIPYSSYAAMAKLFASETAMEVTTKAIQLHGGYGYTRDYPVERMMRDAKITEIYEGTSEVQKMVIAANLLK from the coding sequence ATGGATTTTCAGATGACCAATGAATATGCAATGTTACAACAAATGTATAGAGAATTTACAGAGAATGAAGTGAAACCTCTAGCTGCTGAAGTGGATGAAGAAGAGCGCTTTCCTGTTGAAACAGTCGAAAAACTTGCTAAGTATGGTCTGTTAGGCATACCATTTCCCAAGGAAGTAGGTGGCGGTGGTGCAGATAACTTAGCTTATGCCATGGCTGTAGAAGAATTATCCAAGGCTTGTGCAACGACAGGGGTTATTGTATCAGCCCATACGTCGTTATGTGCTTGGCCTATCTACGCCTTTGGTACACCAGCTCAAAAAGAAAAATACTTACGTCCCTTATTAAAAGGTGAAACATTAGGTGCTTTTGGTTTGACAGAACCTAATGCTGGAACAGATGCTGCGGCTCAACAAACAACGGCCAGAGCAGAAGGGGACTATTACATACTTAATGGTTCCAAAATCTTTATTACGAATGCAGGATATGCAGACGTATACGTTATCATGGCCATGACCGATAAGAGTCTTGGCACAAGAGGAATTTCAGCCTTTATTGTGGAGAAAGATTTTGATGGTTTTTCCATTGGTAAAAAAGAAGCAAAATTGGGAATCAAAGGTTCTGCAACTTGCGAGCTTATTTTTGAAGGATGTAAAGTACCTAAGGAAAACCTTCTTGGTAAGCTGAATCGAGGATTTGGTGTAGCCATGAAAACCCTTGATGGCGGGCGCATTGGTATCGCCGCTCAAGCACTGGGTATTGCTCAAGGTGCACTTGATGAAACGGTGAAATATGTAAAAGAAAGAAAACAGTTTAATCGTCCAATAGCCAAATTCCAAAACACCCAATTCACTTTAGCAGATATGGAAACCAAAATAGATGCGGCACGCCTGCTGGTTTACCGTGCGGCAAAAGCAAAAGATGAAGGTATACCTTATAGCAGCTATGCAGCTATGGCAAAACTCTTTGCATCCGAAACAGCAATGGAAGTGACAACAAAGGCAATTCAATTGCACGGGGGCTATGGTTACACAAGAGATTACCCTGTTGAAAGAATGATGCGTGATGCTAAAATCACTGAAATATATGAAGGTACATCGGAAGTTCAAAAAATGGTTATAGCTGCGAATTTATTAAAATAG
- the selD gene encoding selenide, water dikinase SelD: protein MVDQDRIRLTQMSSKAGUASKLSPQDLAQVLRHLKKKENKIDPNLIVGLDTSDDAGVYKIREDYALIQTLDFFTPIVDDPYLFGQIAATNALSDVYAMGGKPLTAMNIACFATCLESDVLADILRGGADKIVEAEAVLVGGHTVTDKEVKYGLSVTGYVHPDKVLANAGAQVGDVLVLTKPIGTGILTTALKKGMITEKELEPAITSMCTLNKGAAIAMERVGVHGCTDVTGFGILGHSYELASGSHVQLTLRSESIPLFDGTLALIEQAAVPGGARSNEKHFGKWAQMANVSRNMQTALYDPQTSGGLLIAVAAHKAEQLVNELKNEKCLCANVIGEVTTKAEGDTYIKVI from the coding sequence ATGGTTGATCAAGATAGAATTCGTTTAACACAAATGTCATCAAAAGCTGGCTGAGCAAGCAAATTAAGTCCACAGGACTTGGCGCAAGTTTTGCGTCATTTAAAGAAAAAAGAAAATAAAATTGATCCCAATCTTATTGTAGGATTAGATACATCAGATGATGCTGGTGTTTATAAAATTCGAGAGGATTATGCCTTAATTCAAACATTAGATTTCTTTACACCGATTGTTGATGATCCCTATTTATTTGGGCAGATAGCAGCAACCAATGCGTTAAGTGACGTGTATGCTATGGGTGGTAAACCTTTGACCGCTATGAACATTGCCTGTTTTGCTACATGCTTGGAGTCCGATGTCTTAGCAGATATACTTAGAGGCGGTGCTGATAAAATTGTTGAAGCAGAAGCTGTCTTAGTTGGTGGACATACCGTAACGGATAAAGAAGTAAAGTACGGTTTATCAGTAACGGGTTATGTACATCCTGACAAAGTACTTGCCAATGCGGGCGCACAAGTGGGTGATGTACTTGTGTTGACGAAACCCATAGGAACAGGTATCTTAACCACGGCTCTTAAAAAAGGTATGATTACAGAAAAAGAGCTGGAGCCTGCTATTACAAGTATGTGTACCCTTAACAAAGGAGCAGCAATAGCCATGGAAAGGGTTGGCGTTCATGGATGTACGGATGTAACAGGTTTTGGTATTCTTGGACATAGCTATGAGTTGGCTAGTGGGAGTCATGTACAGTTAACACTGCGTTCAGAATCCATTCCACTATTTGATGGTACTCTTGCATTAATTGAACAAGCCGCAGTACCAGGTGGGGCAAGGTCCAATGAAAAACATTTTGGCAAGTGGGCGCAGATGGCTAATGTATCACGTAACATGCAAACAGCATTATATGATCCTCAAACATCTGGCGGATTATTAATTGCTGTAGCAGCCCATAAAGCAGAACAGCTTGTCAACGAATTAAAAAATGAAAAATGTCTGTGTGCCAATGTGATTGGAGAAGTTACCACGAAAGCAGAAGGTGACACATACATTAAGGTGATATAG
- a CDS encoding electron transfer flavoprotein subunit beta/FixA family protein, translated as MNIVVCIKQVPDTTEVKINPETGTLIRDGVPSIINPDDKSGLEAALTLKDRYDAKVIVITMGPPQAKKALREAIAMGADEGILLSDRAFAGADTWATSTTLAKALEKMDYDLIIAGRQAIDGDTAQVGPQIAEHLHLPHVSYVQDLEKKDNKLILKRVFEDGYHMIEVKMPCLITTLSDMNKPRYMSVEGIMDAYQEKEIRTLTMNDLSIEDAATIGLKGSPTKVKKSFTKGAKTAGKVFEVDSQEAVSIIMDKLQEKYII; from the coding sequence ATGAATATTGTTGTTTGTATAAAACAAGTGCCAGATACAACAGAGGTAAAAATCAATCCAGAAACAGGTACATTAATAAGAGATGGGGTGCCGAGCATTATTAACCCAGATGATAAGAGTGGTTTAGAAGCGGCACTTACTTTAAAAGATAGATATGATGCAAAAGTAATCGTGATCACCATGGGACCTCCTCAAGCCAAGAAAGCTCTTCGTGAGGCTATTGCCATGGGAGCTGATGAAGGTATTCTCCTGAGTGACCGGGCTTTTGCTGGAGCCGATACATGGGCCACTTCAACAACACTTGCAAAAGCATTAGAGAAGATGGACTATGACCTTATTATAGCAGGCCGCCAAGCCATTGATGGTGATACAGCTCAAGTAGGACCACAGATTGCAGAACACTTACATCTGCCCCATGTGAGCTATGTGCAAGATTTAGAAAAGAAAGATAATAAACTGATTCTCAAACGTGTCTTTGAAGATGGTTATCACATGATCGAAGTGAAGATGCCTTGCTTAATCACAACATTAAGTGATATGAATAAGCCAAGGTACATGTCAGTAGAAGGTATCATGGATGCTTATCAGGAAAAAGAAATTAGGACCTTAACCATGAACGACCTTTCCATAGAAGATGCTGCAACCATTGGTTTGAAGGGGTCACCGACCAAGGTTAAGAAATCTTTTACAAAAGGGGCCAAAACAGCAGGAAAAGTCTTTGAAGTGGATAGCCAAGAAGCCGTATCAATTATTATGGATAAATTACAGGAAAAGTATATCATTTAA
- a CDS encoding GNAT family N-acetyltransferase, with the protein MIIIEKAQLKDSVILTRIKTAAYRDEKRRFGPWQVDGEGPDWYIKEWYNDVTETESLIRNFHYYKLIHNTDIVGCFWLRIADERTIELNDFCIHPEHQGKGYGYKTLLMMASLFPEKNKWTLGTPFYSVRNQHLYTKAGYIKVGEKANHMVFLYEKKV; encoded by the coding sequence ATGATTATCATTGAAAAAGCGCAATTAAAAGATAGTGTTATTTTAACTCGCATAAAAACAGCAGCTTATAGGGATGAAAAAAGAAGGTTCGGTCCATGGCAAGTGGATGGTGAAGGTCCTGATTGGTATATTAAAGAATGGTACAATGATGTAACTGAAACTGAAAGTCTCATAAGAAACTTCCATTATTATAAACTTATACATAACACAGATATAGTAGGATGTTTTTGGTTACGCATAGCAGATGAACGCACTATAGAACTCAATGATTTCTGTATTCATCCAGAACATCAAGGTAAGGGCTATGGCTATAAGACATTATTAATGATGGCATCATTGTTTCCTGAAAAAAATAAATGGACATTAGGTACACCATTTTATAGTGTTAGAAATCAGCATCTTTATACAAAAGCAGGATATATAAAAGTTGGAGAAAAAGCTAATCATATGGTTTTCTTATATGAAAAAAAAGTCTAA
- the selA gene encoding L-seryl-tRNA(Sec) selenium transferase — MQHLLRHIPSVHDVLEQKTIQHLLESQGRNHIKALILQGIEIFRHKVFSSELDTFHYQSKDQVMARIVAYVLDIQQQTEKKGLRRIINGTGVLLHTNMGRAPLGKIALDEMVEVAGGYSNLEYNLEEGKRGSRYDYVETLLTDLTGAESAMVVNNNAAAVFIALNTLASNQEVIISRSEQVEIGGSFRIPDIINRSGARMVEVGTTNKTYIHDYEKAITEETAVLLKVHKSNYRIEGFTADVDGHAIGALAHAKELIAMEDLGSGCLVDLRQYGLPYEPTVTECVKQGMDVITFSGDKLLGGPQGGIIVGKKKWIDQIRKNPLTRMVRIDKLSLIALEQVLQCYRNETINEHLPIMKMLCRDMQQLEEEANKLMKRLKDNLHDHIQISIIQEENSVGGGALPEAKKESIALAISSPYIGAVALQKALRKYTIPIIVRIKDEHLELSMRTLFNQDHDVIVQGLCDIINKIDKT, encoded by the coding sequence ATGCAACATTTACTCAGACATATTCCATCTGTACACGATGTTCTTGAACAGAAAACCATACAACATCTGTTGGAGAGTCAAGGCAGGAATCATATAAAAGCCTTAATTTTACAAGGCATAGAAATCTTTCGACATAAAGTATTCAGCAGTGAATTAGATACGTTTCACTATCAGTCGAAAGACCAAGTCATGGCAAGGATTGTTGCCTATGTCTTAGACATACAACAGCAAACGGAGAAAAAAGGATTAAGAAGAATCATCAATGGGACTGGCGTTCTCTTGCATACAAATATGGGTCGAGCTCCGTTAGGTAAGATAGCACTTGATGAGATGGTTGAGGTTGCTGGAGGTTATAGTAACCTTGAGTATAATCTAGAAGAAGGTAAGCGAGGGTCACGTTATGATTATGTTGAAACCTTATTAACGGATTTAACAGGAGCAGAAAGTGCTATGGTGGTCAATAATAATGCTGCTGCTGTATTTATAGCATTGAATACCTTAGCTTCAAACCAAGAAGTCATCATTTCTCGATCGGAACAAGTAGAAATAGGTGGGAGCTTTCGTATACCTGATATCATTAACAGAAGTGGTGCCCGTATGGTTGAAGTAGGTACCACCAATAAGACGTATATCCATGATTATGAAAAAGCCATCACAGAAGAAACAGCTGTTTTACTAAAAGTTCATAAGAGTAATTACCGTATTGAAGGATTCACTGCAGATGTGGATGGACATGCTATTGGTGCATTAGCCCATGCAAAAGAGCTCATTGCTATGGAAGATTTGGGTAGTGGTTGTCTTGTGGATTTAAGACAGTATGGCTTACCCTATGAACCAACGGTTACAGAATGTGTTAAACAAGGTATGGATGTCATTACTTTTAGTGGTGACAAGTTATTAGGGGGACCTCAAGGCGGCATCATCGTAGGCAAAAAAAAGTGGATTGACCAGATAAGGAAAAACCCCCTAACACGTATGGTAAGAATCGATAAATTATCCCTTATTGCCCTAGAGCAAGTATTACAATGCTATAGGAACGAGACCATAAATGAACATTTACCCATTATGAAGATGTTATGTCGGGATATGCAGCAATTAGAAGAAGAAGCCAATAAGTTAATGAAAAGGTTAAAGGATAATTTACATGATCATATACAAATATCCATCATTCAAGAAGAAAATAGTGTGGGCGGTGGCGCATTACCTGAAGCTAAGAAAGAATCCATAGCACTTGCCATCAGTAGTCCATATATAGGTGCGGTTGCTTTACAAAAGGCCTTGCGAAAATATACAATACCCATTATCGTAAGAATAAAGGATGAACATCTTGAGTTGAGCATGCGTACGCTGTTTAACCAAGATCATGATGTGATTGTTCAAGGGCTTTGTGATATTATTAACAAGATAGATAAAACGTAA
- the selB gene encoding selenocysteine-specific translation elongation factor: MEHLIIGTAGHVDHGKTELVKALTGHDTDRLKEEKTRGMTIELGFAPFYIGDQLVSIVDVPGHEKLVKTMVSGASGMDMALLIVAANEGIMPQTIEHMHIITLLHIPCLMVVITKIDLVDEEKIAQVSEDIRTFLEKTPYAAATICPVSSTQEQGMHTLTCHIQEQAERLDKTHKDSLFRMPIDRVFTIKGHGTVITGTIAGGQIRKDDTVTILPSRLRTKVRSLQVHGETRDRAKAGQRCAINLHKIEKSMVHRGQVLAKPDDIEPTKYMDVMLQALQGNRIKHNQRVRLHIGTSEVFGKVQLYHQNDVENDRTYARIRLEKHVVAVHGDYYILRSVTPVITIGGGKVLLPHPSLKCSKEQMVQLLYRLDEQNYQEALDQILDIQREVHTVASLYGMLRISRQIIWKALDTLVKREKAIKLGQEGYISQKVLHEDIQHAYAYLTSYYERYPYRIYTDKESLRAQCFPKLSIQGYEAIMKHMMGEQTLELEGHLLVYHKVKRIQQIAKLDGVQHMEELIKGEALKGLQVSTLNMKTIDDMDDILHFLVATLRIREVTSGTYIHETHYKVFVNKVRSFIEHHKKISVAEARDILGIGRKQTIILLEYLDAQGMTKRIDNHRIWMDI, encoded by the coding sequence ATGGAACACTTAATTATCGGTACGGCTGGTCATGTGGATCATGGAAAAACAGAATTGGTAAAAGCGTTGACGGGTCATGATACAGACCGGCTGAAAGAAGAAAAAACAAGAGGTATGACCATTGAACTTGGGTTTGCACCTTTTTATATTGGAGACCAATTAGTATCCATCGTCGATGTACCCGGACATGAAAAGTTGGTTAAGACCATGGTTTCAGGTGCAAGTGGTATGGACATGGCACTTCTCATCGTGGCAGCCAATGAAGGCATTATGCCTCAAACCATTGAACACATGCATATCATTACGTTGTTGCATATACCTTGTCTCATGGTAGTCATCACAAAGATTGATCTGGTAGATGAGGAAAAAATAGCGCAAGTAAGTGAGGATATCCGAACTTTCTTAGAAAAAACGCCCTATGCAGCAGCTACTATTTGTCCCGTTTCATCTACTCAGGAACAAGGTATGCATACATTAACCTGTCACATTCAAGAACAGGCAGAGAGGCTGGATAAAACCCATAAAGACAGCCTATTTCGTATGCCCATTGACCGGGTATTTACCATAAAAGGTCATGGAACAGTGATTACCGGAACCATTGCAGGGGGACAGATTAGAAAAGATGATACCGTCACCATCTTACCTAGCCGATTACGTACCAAAGTACGAAGTCTGCAAGTACATGGTGAAACCCGAGATAGGGCAAAGGCAGGTCAACGATGTGCCATTAATTTACACAAGATTGAGAAATCCATGGTTCATAGAGGACAGGTGTTGGCTAAGCCAGATGATATAGAACCAACAAAGTATATGGATGTCATGTTACAAGCTTTGCAAGGCAATCGAATCAAACATAATCAACGAGTAAGGCTGCACATAGGTACCAGTGAGGTGTTTGGAAAAGTTCAATTGTATCATCAAAATGATGTAGAAAACGATAGGACCTATGCTAGAATCCGACTAGAAAAGCATGTTGTAGCTGTTCATGGTGATTACTATATTCTTCGGTCCGTAACGCCCGTGATCACCATTGGTGGAGGAAAAGTATTGTTACCACATCCTTCATTGAAGTGTTCAAAAGAGCAGATGGTACAACTGTTATACCGATTAGATGAGCAAAACTACCAGGAAGCACTTGACCAGATTTTAGACATTCAAAGAGAAGTACATACCGTTGCTTCACTATACGGTATGTTAAGAATATCCAGGCAAATCATATGGAAAGCTTTAGATACATTAGTAAAAAGGGAAAAGGCCATAAAACTGGGACAAGAGGGTTATATCAGCCAAAAGGTATTACATGAGGATATCCAACATGCATACGCATATTTGACCTCATACTATGAACGTTATCCTTATCGCATCTACACGGATAAAGAAAGCCTTAGAGCACAATGTTTTCCCAAGCTATCCATACAAGGTTATGAAGCCATAATGAAGCACATGATGGGGGAACAGACATTGGAGTTAGAAGGTCATCTTCTTGTATATCATAAAGTAAAGCGTATCCAGCAGATTGCTAAGTTAGATGGTGTTCAACACATGGAAGAACTTATTAAAGGGGAAGCATTAAAAGGTTTACAAGTATCAACACTTAACATGAAAACCATTGATGATATGGACGATATACTCCATTTCTTAGTAGCAACACTAAGGATTCGAGAGGTGACATCAGGTACGTATATTCATGAAACACATTATAAAGTTTTTGTTAACAAGGTGAGATCATTTATTGAACACCACAAAAAAATATCGGTTGCAGAAGCGCGTGATATCTTAGGCATAGGAAGAAAGCAAACCATAATTTTACTAGAATATCTGGATGCACAAGGTATGACGAAGAGGATCGATAATCACCGTATTTGGATGGATATATAG